The following are from one region of the Vidua macroura isolate BioBank_ID:100142 chromosome 15, ASM2450914v1, whole genome shotgun sequence genome:
- the HK3 gene encoding hexokinase-3 isoform X2 — MGSRSTRPRSQNGRFVGADRADQRRNLSVLEQDSRLWGPSPSTAPMLGPMTVMGQSCLLHSRRGSVKILHKDESMDPSWSMEVDSRFLANNLNQRRDSSHTTPIQRALRSLSIPLERLHVMKGHMMQDMCKGLSRQTHAQAKVRMLPTYICSTPNGTEKGNFLVVELCQNQVRTLLVTLYGDGNMSPQMMYKIFDMPEGITQGEGEALFDFIAQCVSQFLAETISSDTNSSDINGSELHLPLGFVFPFSCRQTQLDKAELLSWSKGFSCNGVVGKDVVQLLQSAIDKQDKQDKQEVEANETGGLWLSPWRGRKSSQSTPGPLCRVEVVALLNDTVGTMMTCSMEGRACEVAVVADKGSNCCFMAEAYLVETTDETSGRMCVNTEWGCFGDDGTLNDVFTPYDESVDEESSNPGENRFEKMVGTLYLGEIVRHALIALTAEKAIFTGTNAAVLKEKGVFTMQHVLEIINNEDSITEVRRILEVLGLQPSERDCGRVQQICRAVVGRAASLHATGLAAILSYMCQTRDLETLMVNVGVEGELFTGYPRFEEILLSVSRLLSPECMATLLPSRDGSGRGAAMVTAVALRLAAQRRVVNEVLAPLRLSRNDLEKVQALMREEMERGLCKETSATASVRMLPTYVSHTPDGTEQGDFLALDLGGTNFRVLVVCVAEEGISMASEIYVIPAAIMQGTGEELFDHIMDCIIDFQTKQNLVTQMLPLGFTFSFPCQQVGLDKALLLTWTKGFSASGCVGQDVVQLLRDAAKRKRHLGMQVVALVNDTVGTMMACGYDDPRCEIGLIVGTGTNACYMEEMRNVGTVEGDQGRMCINMEWGAFGDNGCLDHLLTHFDKVVDESTINPGKQRFEKLISGMYLGEIVRQILMVMTEKELLFQGKPCLKLQTKDIFKTKFLSTIELFSSNLQETLKDLAPNCNVSFLLSEDGSGKGAALVAAAAYRAANAME; from the exons atGGGCAGTCGCAGCACCCGGCCCAGGTCCCAAAATGGCCGGTTCGTCGGGGCGGACAGAGCAGACCAAAGGCGAAATCTGAGcgtgctggagcaggacagcCG GTTGTGGGGACCCTCTCCTTCCACCGCTCCCATGCTCGGCCCTATGACCGTGatggggcagagctgcctcctccaCAGCCGCAGAGGCAGTGTGAAGATACTGCACAAGGACGAAAGTATGGACCCCTCATGGAGCATGGAGGTAGACAgcag GTTCTTGGCGAACAATCTGAACCAGCGCCGTGATAGTTCCCACACCACACCG ATACAACGAGCCCTGCGATCACTCAGCATCCCACTCGAGAGGCTGCACGTTATGAAGGGCCACATGATGCAGGACATGTGCAAGGGGCTGAGCCGCCAGACACATGCACAGGCCAAAGTGCGGATGCTGCCCACCTACATCTGCTCCACTCCCAACGGCACTG AGAAGGGCAACTTTCTGGTGGTGGAGCTGTGCCAGAACCAGGTTCGAACCCTGTTGGTGACCCTCTACGGAGATGGAAACATGAGCCCCCAAATGATGTACAAGATCTTTGACATGCCAGAGGGCATCACGCAGGGCGAGGGGGAAGCG CTCTTTGACTTCATTGCACAATGCGTGTCCCAGTTCCTTGCCGAGACCATCAGCTCTGACACCAACAGCTCTGACATCAACGGCTCTGAGCTACACCTCCCCTTGGGCTTTGTGTTCCCCTTCAGCTGCCGGCAGACACAGCTGGACAAG GCAGAACTCCTCTCCTGGTCCaagggcttcagctgcaatGGCGTGGTGGGGAAGGACgtggtgcagctgctgcagtcagCCATTGATAAGCAGGATAAGCAGGATAAGCAAGAGGTGGAGGCCAATGAGACAGGTGGCCTTTGGCTGTCCCCATGGAGGGGCAGGAAATCCTCTCAATCTACTCCTGGCCCGCTCTGCCGTGTGGAAGTTGTTGCCCTGTTGAATGACACTGTGGGCACCATGATGACCTGCAGCATGGAGGGGAGAGCCTGTGAGGTCGCCGTAGTTGCAG ACAAGGGCTCCAACTGTTGCTTCATGGCCGAGGCGTACCTGGTGGAAACAACAGACGAGACCAGCGGGCGGATGTGTGTCAACACTGAGTGGGGCTGCTTTGGGGATGATGGCACCCTGAATGACGTCTTCACACCCTATGATGAATCTGTGGATGAGGAATCTTCCAACCCTGGGGAGAATAG GTTTGAGAAGATGGTGGGCACCCTGTACCTAGGGGAGATTGTCAGGCACGCACTGATAGCCCTGACTGCTGAGAAAGCTATCTTCACTGGGACCAATGCTGCTGTCCTGAAGGAGAAGGGAGTGTTCACAATGCAGCATGTTCTGGAGATCATCAA CAATGAGGACAGCATAACTGAAGTTAGGAGGATTCTGGAGGTtctggggctgcagccaagcGAGCGGGATTGCGGCCGGGTGCAGCAGATCTGCCGGGCAGTGGTGGGGCGCGCTGCCTCGCTCCACGCCACTGGGCTGGCTGCCATCCTCAGCTACATGTGCCAGACCCGGGATTTGGAGACGCTGATGGTCAACGTGGGGGTGGAAGGAGAATTGTTCACAGGCTACCCCAG GTTTGAGGAGATCCTGCTGAGCGTGTCAAGGCTACTGTCCCCTGAATGCATGGCCACCCTCCTGCCCTCGAGAGATGGCTCTGGGCGGGGGGCGGCCATGGTGACAGCAGTGGCTTTGCGCCTGGCAGCCCAGCGCCGTGTGGTGAACGAGGTGCTGGCCCCGCTACGGCTCAGCCGCAATGACCTGGAGAAAGTGCAGGCACTGATGAGGGAGGAGATGGAACGCGGCCTGTGTAAGGAGACCAGTGCCACTGCCTCTGTCCGCATGCTGCCCACCTATGTTTCTCACACACCTGATGGCACTG agcaaggTGACTTCCTGGCGCTGGACCTGGGGGGGACCAATTTCCGTGTGCTGGTGGTTTGCGTGGCAGAGGAGGGCATCAGCATGGCCAGTGAGATCTACGTCATCCCAGCTGCCATCATGCAGGGCACTGGCGAGGAG CTCTTTGACCACATCATGGACTGCATCATAGACTTCCAGACGAAGCAGAACCTGGTGACACAGATGCTGCCTCTCGGCTTtaccttctccttcccctgccagcaAGTGGGCCTGGATAAG GCATTGCTGCTGACCTGGACCAAAGGCTTCAGCGCCTCAGGCTGCGTGGGACAGGACGTTGTCCAGCTGCTGCGGGACGCTGCCAAGCGCAAACGG CACTTAGGGATGCAGGTGGTGGCTCTGGTCAACGACACGGTGGGAACCATGATGGCCTGTGGTTATGATGACCCCAGATGTGAAATCGGCCTCATTGTGG ggacagggaccaaTGCCTGTTACATGGAGGAGATGAGGAACGTGGGCACTGTGGAGGGGGACCAGGGCCGCATGTGCATCAACATGGAGTGGGGGGCCTTTGGGGACAACGGCTGCCTAGACCATCTCCTCACCCACTTTGACAAGGTGGTGGATGAAAGCACCATCAACCCGGGCAAGCAGAG GTTTGAGAAGCTCATCAGCGGCATGTACCTGGGAGAGATCGTGCGTCAGATCCTGATGGTAATGACAGAGAAAGAGCTCTTGTTCCAAGGCAAACCCTGCCTCAAACTCCAGACCAAGGACATCTTCAAGACCAAGTTCCTCTCTACGATCGAGCT CTTCTCCAGCAACCTCCAGGAGACACTGAAGGACCTGGCACCCAACTGCAATGTGTCCTTCCTGCTATCAGAGGACGGCTCGGGGAAAGGGGCCGCGCTCGTGGCAGCTGCGGCCTATCGTGCTGCCAACGCCATGGAATAG
- the HK3 gene encoding hexokinase-3 isoform X1 yields the protein MGSRSTRPRSQNGRFVGADRADQRRNLSVLEQDSRLWGPSPSTAPMLGPMTVMGQSCLLHSRRGSVKILHKDESMDPSWSMEVDSRFLANNLNQRRDSSHTTPIQRALRSLSIPLERLHVMKGHMMQDMCKGLSRQTHAQAKVRMLPTYICSTPNGTEKGNFLVVELCQNQVRTLLVTLYGDGNMSPQMMYKIFDMPEGITQGEGEALFDFIAQCVSQFLAETISSDTNSSDINGSELHLPLGFVFPFSCRQTQLDKAELLSWSKGFSCNGVVGKDVVQLLQSAIDKQDKQDKQEVEANETGGLWLSPWRGRKSSQSTPGPLCRVEVVALLNDTVGTMMTCSMEGRACEVAVVADKGSNCCFMAEAYLVETTDETSGRMCVNTEWGCFGDDGTLNDVFTPYDESVDEESSNPGENRFEKMVGTLYLGEIVRHALIALTAEKAIFTGTNAAVLKEKGVFTMQHVLEIINNEDSITEVRRILEVLGLQPSERDCGRVQQICRAVVGRAASLHATGLAAILSYMCQTRDLETLMVNVGVEGELFTGYPRFEEILLSVSRLLSPECMATLLPSRDGSGRGAAMVTAVALRLAAQRRVVNEVLAPLRLSRNDLEKVQALMREEMERGLCKETSATASVRMLPTYVSHTPDGTEQGDFLALDLGGTNFRVLVVCVAEEGISMASEIYVIPAAIMQGTGEELFDHIMDCIIDFQTKQNLVTQMLPLGFTFSFPCQQVGLDKALLLTWTKGFSASGCVGQDVVQLLRDAAKRKRHLGMQVVALVNDTVGTMMACGYDDPRCEIGLIVGTGTNACYMEEMRNVGTVEGDQGRMCINMEWGAFGDNGCLDHLLTHFDKVVDESTINPGKQRFEKLISGMYLGEIVRQILMVMTEKELLFQGKPCLKLQTKDIFKTKFLSTIELNGLALRQIRAILNELELDATFEDSVLMREVCQTVSLRAAQLCAAGLAAVVEKMRENRGLDELSVTVGVDGTLYKLHPCFSSNLQETLKDLAPNCNVSFLLSEDGSGKGAALVAAAAYRAANAME from the exons atGGGCAGTCGCAGCACCCGGCCCAGGTCCCAAAATGGCCGGTTCGTCGGGGCGGACAGAGCAGACCAAAGGCGAAATCTGAGcgtgctggagcaggacagcCG GTTGTGGGGACCCTCTCCTTCCACCGCTCCCATGCTCGGCCCTATGACCGTGatggggcagagctgcctcctccaCAGCCGCAGAGGCAGTGTGAAGATACTGCACAAGGACGAAAGTATGGACCCCTCATGGAGCATGGAGGTAGACAgcag GTTCTTGGCGAACAATCTGAACCAGCGCCGTGATAGTTCCCACACCACACCG ATACAACGAGCCCTGCGATCACTCAGCATCCCACTCGAGAGGCTGCACGTTATGAAGGGCCACATGATGCAGGACATGTGCAAGGGGCTGAGCCGCCAGACACATGCACAGGCCAAAGTGCGGATGCTGCCCACCTACATCTGCTCCACTCCCAACGGCACTG AGAAGGGCAACTTTCTGGTGGTGGAGCTGTGCCAGAACCAGGTTCGAACCCTGTTGGTGACCCTCTACGGAGATGGAAACATGAGCCCCCAAATGATGTACAAGATCTTTGACATGCCAGAGGGCATCACGCAGGGCGAGGGGGAAGCG CTCTTTGACTTCATTGCACAATGCGTGTCCCAGTTCCTTGCCGAGACCATCAGCTCTGACACCAACAGCTCTGACATCAACGGCTCTGAGCTACACCTCCCCTTGGGCTTTGTGTTCCCCTTCAGCTGCCGGCAGACACAGCTGGACAAG GCAGAACTCCTCTCCTGGTCCaagggcttcagctgcaatGGCGTGGTGGGGAAGGACgtggtgcagctgctgcagtcagCCATTGATAAGCAGGATAAGCAGGATAAGCAAGAGGTGGAGGCCAATGAGACAGGTGGCCTTTGGCTGTCCCCATGGAGGGGCAGGAAATCCTCTCAATCTACTCCTGGCCCGCTCTGCCGTGTGGAAGTTGTTGCCCTGTTGAATGACACTGTGGGCACCATGATGACCTGCAGCATGGAGGGGAGAGCCTGTGAGGTCGCCGTAGTTGCAG ACAAGGGCTCCAACTGTTGCTTCATGGCCGAGGCGTACCTGGTGGAAACAACAGACGAGACCAGCGGGCGGATGTGTGTCAACACTGAGTGGGGCTGCTTTGGGGATGATGGCACCCTGAATGACGTCTTCACACCCTATGATGAATCTGTGGATGAGGAATCTTCCAACCCTGGGGAGAATAG GTTTGAGAAGATGGTGGGCACCCTGTACCTAGGGGAGATTGTCAGGCACGCACTGATAGCCCTGACTGCTGAGAAAGCTATCTTCACTGGGACCAATGCTGCTGTCCTGAAGGAGAAGGGAGTGTTCACAATGCAGCATGTTCTGGAGATCATCAA CAATGAGGACAGCATAACTGAAGTTAGGAGGATTCTGGAGGTtctggggctgcagccaagcGAGCGGGATTGCGGCCGGGTGCAGCAGATCTGCCGGGCAGTGGTGGGGCGCGCTGCCTCGCTCCACGCCACTGGGCTGGCTGCCATCCTCAGCTACATGTGCCAGACCCGGGATTTGGAGACGCTGATGGTCAACGTGGGGGTGGAAGGAGAATTGTTCACAGGCTACCCCAG GTTTGAGGAGATCCTGCTGAGCGTGTCAAGGCTACTGTCCCCTGAATGCATGGCCACCCTCCTGCCCTCGAGAGATGGCTCTGGGCGGGGGGCGGCCATGGTGACAGCAGTGGCTTTGCGCCTGGCAGCCCAGCGCCGTGTGGTGAACGAGGTGCTGGCCCCGCTACGGCTCAGCCGCAATGACCTGGAGAAAGTGCAGGCACTGATGAGGGAGGAGATGGAACGCGGCCTGTGTAAGGAGACCAGTGCCACTGCCTCTGTCCGCATGCTGCCCACCTATGTTTCTCACACACCTGATGGCACTG agcaaggTGACTTCCTGGCGCTGGACCTGGGGGGGACCAATTTCCGTGTGCTGGTGGTTTGCGTGGCAGAGGAGGGCATCAGCATGGCCAGTGAGATCTACGTCATCCCAGCTGCCATCATGCAGGGCACTGGCGAGGAG CTCTTTGACCACATCATGGACTGCATCATAGACTTCCAGACGAAGCAGAACCTGGTGACACAGATGCTGCCTCTCGGCTTtaccttctccttcccctgccagcaAGTGGGCCTGGATAAG GCATTGCTGCTGACCTGGACCAAAGGCTTCAGCGCCTCAGGCTGCGTGGGACAGGACGTTGTCCAGCTGCTGCGGGACGCTGCCAAGCGCAAACGG CACTTAGGGATGCAGGTGGTGGCTCTGGTCAACGACACGGTGGGAACCATGATGGCCTGTGGTTATGATGACCCCAGATGTGAAATCGGCCTCATTGTGG ggacagggaccaaTGCCTGTTACATGGAGGAGATGAGGAACGTGGGCACTGTGGAGGGGGACCAGGGCCGCATGTGCATCAACATGGAGTGGGGGGCCTTTGGGGACAACGGCTGCCTAGACCATCTCCTCACCCACTTTGACAAGGTGGTGGATGAAAGCACCATCAACCCGGGCAAGCAGAG GTTTGAGAAGCTCATCAGCGGCATGTACCTGGGAGAGATCGTGCGTCAGATCCTGATGGTAATGACAGAGAAAGAGCTCTTGTTCCAAGGCAAACCCTGCCTCAAACTCCAGACCAAGGACATCTTCAAGACCAAGTTCCTCTCTACGATCGAGCT CAATGGGCTGGCCCTGCGGCAGATACGGGCCATCCTGAACGAACTGGAGCTCGATGCCACCTTCGAGGACAGCGTGCTGATGCGGGAGGTGTGCCAGACCGTGTCCCTGCGCGcggcccagctctgtgctgctggcttgGCTGCTGTGGTGGAGAAGATGCGGGAGAACCGGGGCCTGGACGAACTGTCTGTTACTGTTGGGGTGGATGGCACCTTGTACAAGCTGCACCCATG CTTCTCCAGCAACCTCCAGGAGACACTGAAGGACCTGGCACCCAACTGCAATGTGTCCTTCCTGCTATCAGAGGACGGCTCGGGGAAAGGGGCCGCGCTCGTGGCAGCTGCGGCCTATCGTGCTGCCAACGCCATGGAATAG
- the HK3 gene encoding hexokinase-3 isoform X4 has protein sequence MKGHMMQDMCKGLSRQTHAQAKVRMLPTYICSTPNGTEKGNFLVVELCQNQVRTLLVTLYGDGNMSPQMMYKIFDMPEGITQGEGEALFDFIAQCVSQFLAETISSDTNSSDINGSELHLPLGFVFPFSCRQTQLDKAELLSWSKGFSCNGVVGKDVVQLLQSAIDKQDKQDKQEVEANETGGLWLSPWRGRKSSQSTPGPLCRVEVVALLNDTVGTMMTCSMEGRACEVAVVADKGSNCCFMAEAYLVETTDETSGRMCVNTEWGCFGDDGTLNDVFTPYDESVDEESSNPGENRFEKMVGTLYLGEIVRHALIALTAEKAIFTGTNAAVLKEKGVFTMQHVLEIINNEDSITEVRRILEVLGLQPSERDCGRVQQICRAVVGRAASLHATGLAAILSYMCQTRDLETLMVNVGVEGELFTGYPRFEEILLSVSRLLSPECMATLLPSRDGSGRGAAMVTAVALRLAAQRRVVNEVLAPLRLSRNDLEKVQALMREEMERGLCKETSATASVRMLPTYVSHTPDGTEQGDFLALDLGGTNFRVLVVCVAEEGISMASEIYVIPAAIMQGTGEELFDHIMDCIIDFQTKQNLVTQMLPLGFTFSFPCQQVGLDKALLLTWTKGFSASGCVGQDVVQLLRDAAKRKRHLGMQVVALVNDTVGTMMACGYDDPRCEIGLIVGTGTNACYMEEMRNVGTVEGDQGRMCINMEWGAFGDNGCLDHLLTHFDKVVDESTINPGKQRFEKLISGMYLGEIVRQILMVMTEKELLFQGKPCLKLQTKDIFKTKFLSTIELNGLALRQIRAILNELELDATFEDSVLMREVCQTVSLRAAQLCAAGLAAVVEKMRENRGLDELSVTVGVDGTLYKLHPCFSSNLQETLKDLAPNCNVSFLLSEDGSGKGAALVAAAAYRAANAME, from the exons ATGAAGGGCCACATGATGCAGGACATGTGCAAGGGGCTGAGCCGCCAGACACATGCACAGGCCAAAGTGCGGATGCTGCCCACCTACATCTGCTCCACTCCCAACGGCACTG AGAAGGGCAACTTTCTGGTGGTGGAGCTGTGCCAGAACCAGGTTCGAACCCTGTTGGTGACCCTCTACGGAGATGGAAACATGAGCCCCCAAATGATGTACAAGATCTTTGACATGCCAGAGGGCATCACGCAGGGCGAGGGGGAAGCG CTCTTTGACTTCATTGCACAATGCGTGTCCCAGTTCCTTGCCGAGACCATCAGCTCTGACACCAACAGCTCTGACATCAACGGCTCTGAGCTACACCTCCCCTTGGGCTTTGTGTTCCCCTTCAGCTGCCGGCAGACACAGCTGGACAAG GCAGAACTCCTCTCCTGGTCCaagggcttcagctgcaatGGCGTGGTGGGGAAGGACgtggtgcagctgctgcagtcagCCATTGATAAGCAGGATAAGCAGGATAAGCAAGAGGTGGAGGCCAATGAGACAGGTGGCCTTTGGCTGTCCCCATGGAGGGGCAGGAAATCCTCTCAATCTACTCCTGGCCCGCTCTGCCGTGTGGAAGTTGTTGCCCTGTTGAATGACACTGTGGGCACCATGATGACCTGCAGCATGGAGGGGAGAGCCTGTGAGGTCGCCGTAGTTGCAG ACAAGGGCTCCAACTGTTGCTTCATGGCCGAGGCGTACCTGGTGGAAACAACAGACGAGACCAGCGGGCGGATGTGTGTCAACACTGAGTGGGGCTGCTTTGGGGATGATGGCACCCTGAATGACGTCTTCACACCCTATGATGAATCTGTGGATGAGGAATCTTCCAACCCTGGGGAGAATAG GTTTGAGAAGATGGTGGGCACCCTGTACCTAGGGGAGATTGTCAGGCACGCACTGATAGCCCTGACTGCTGAGAAAGCTATCTTCACTGGGACCAATGCTGCTGTCCTGAAGGAGAAGGGAGTGTTCACAATGCAGCATGTTCTGGAGATCATCAA CAATGAGGACAGCATAACTGAAGTTAGGAGGATTCTGGAGGTtctggggctgcagccaagcGAGCGGGATTGCGGCCGGGTGCAGCAGATCTGCCGGGCAGTGGTGGGGCGCGCTGCCTCGCTCCACGCCACTGGGCTGGCTGCCATCCTCAGCTACATGTGCCAGACCCGGGATTTGGAGACGCTGATGGTCAACGTGGGGGTGGAAGGAGAATTGTTCACAGGCTACCCCAG GTTTGAGGAGATCCTGCTGAGCGTGTCAAGGCTACTGTCCCCTGAATGCATGGCCACCCTCCTGCCCTCGAGAGATGGCTCTGGGCGGGGGGCGGCCATGGTGACAGCAGTGGCTTTGCGCCTGGCAGCCCAGCGCCGTGTGGTGAACGAGGTGCTGGCCCCGCTACGGCTCAGCCGCAATGACCTGGAGAAAGTGCAGGCACTGATGAGGGAGGAGATGGAACGCGGCCTGTGTAAGGAGACCAGTGCCACTGCCTCTGTCCGCATGCTGCCCACCTATGTTTCTCACACACCTGATGGCACTG agcaaggTGACTTCCTGGCGCTGGACCTGGGGGGGACCAATTTCCGTGTGCTGGTGGTTTGCGTGGCAGAGGAGGGCATCAGCATGGCCAGTGAGATCTACGTCATCCCAGCTGCCATCATGCAGGGCACTGGCGAGGAG CTCTTTGACCACATCATGGACTGCATCATAGACTTCCAGACGAAGCAGAACCTGGTGACACAGATGCTGCCTCTCGGCTTtaccttctccttcccctgccagcaAGTGGGCCTGGATAAG GCATTGCTGCTGACCTGGACCAAAGGCTTCAGCGCCTCAGGCTGCGTGGGACAGGACGTTGTCCAGCTGCTGCGGGACGCTGCCAAGCGCAAACGG CACTTAGGGATGCAGGTGGTGGCTCTGGTCAACGACACGGTGGGAACCATGATGGCCTGTGGTTATGATGACCCCAGATGTGAAATCGGCCTCATTGTGG ggacagggaccaaTGCCTGTTACATGGAGGAGATGAGGAACGTGGGCACTGTGGAGGGGGACCAGGGCCGCATGTGCATCAACATGGAGTGGGGGGCCTTTGGGGACAACGGCTGCCTAGACCATCTCCTCACCCACTTTGACAAGGTGGTGGATGAAAGCACCATCAACCCGGGCAAGCAGAG GTTTGAGAAGCTCATCAGCGGCATGTACCTGGGAGAGATCGTGCGTCAGATCCTGATGGTAATGACAGAGAAAGAGCTCTTGTTCCAAGGCAAACCCTGCCTCAAACTCCAGACCAAGGACATCTTCAAGACCAAGTTCCTCTCTACGATCGAGCT CAATGGGCTGGCCCTGCGGCAGATACGGGCCATCCTGAACGAACTGGAGCTCGATGCCACCTTCGAGGACAGCGTGCTGATGCGGGAGGTGTGCCAGACCGTGTCCCTGCGCGcggcccagctctgtgctgctggcttgGCTGCTGTGGTGGAGAAGATGCGGGAGAACCGGGGCCTGGACGAACTGTCTGTTACTGTTGGGGTGGATGGCACCTTGTACAAGCTGCACCCATG CTTCTCCAGCAACCTCCAGGAGACACTGAAGGACCTGGCACCCAACTGCAATGTGTCCTTCCTGCTATCAGAGGACGGCTCGGGGAAAGGGGCCGCGCTCGTGGCAGCTGCGGCCTATCGTGCTGCCAACGCCATGGAATAG
- the HK3 gene encoding hexokinase-3 isoform X5, with the protein MREVCQTVSLRAAQLCAAGLAAVVEKMRENRGLDELSVTVGVDGTLYKLHPCFSSNLQETLKDLAPNCNVSFLLSEDGSGKGAALVAAAAYRAANAME; encoded by the exons ATGCGGGAGGTGTGCCAGACCGTGTCCCTGCGCGcggcccagctctgtgctgctggcttgGCTGCTGTGGTGGAGAAGATGCGGGAGAACCGGGGCCTGGACGAACTGTCTGTTACTGTTGGGGTGGATGGCACCTTGTACAAGCTGCACCCATG CTTCTCCAGCAACCTCCAGGAGACACTGAAGGACCTGGCACCCAACTGCAATGTGTCCTTCCTGCTATCAGAGGACGGCTCGGGGAAAGGGGCCGCGCTCGTGGCAGCTGCGGCCTATCGTGCTGCCAACGCCATGGAATAG